GGAAGGAAGATGCAATACTCCCTAGAGAACGAGCAGCCCAGGAGAACTAAACAAGTCCAGCAGCAGATTTGGTATTACCAAACTGTGGCTAAAATCCTGCCAAAGACACTGCTAAGGCCAACTCAGCAGCTTTTCTGATGCCACTTCGGCCCTGAGATGCTAACTTGGTTTTTGAGGAGCCCAAGGGGATAAGTATATCTACtcgttaagaaaaaaaagtcctccATGTGAGCCTCCTGTTCTCTCCGTTTACTGTGTCTGTGTCACAGATAATGAGCTCTGCCCTTGCCACTGAGCCCTTGGGCTCCTCTTGGCCACCCCCCACCAGGCATCCCCTTCCCAGCTAGGCAACCGTGCATGTTTCCCACAGCCTGTCCCAAGAAAGATCCTAACAAGCCTTTAGAGTACAGATCAACGGGATGAAATGTCATAGGATCGACAACATTGGAAATGATAGGCAGAGAGAGACAGGGGGAAAGAAGAAGTTGTAAGGTAACTAACCAGAAAGATCTAAGCACAGAGCATAACCGATTAGATCAATTCACAAAGGAAAGGGATGGCTAGCAACTGTCTGCAGCTCGCTTTCAGTCCTGGCCAGGAATGCTCCCCAAGTCCACTATGGTGCCGAGACGAGATTTCCATTGGCAGACCCTACAGAGGAGACACTGCCCTCTCCAATCAGTCCTGGTGCTTCAGTCCCACCCTTGCCATTTCCTGCCTCCAGGGAGCTGGCGTTGGTCCTCGCTCTCcttcctggagctgcagcatttCCCCATTCTTGTTCTTGCTGCCCTTGTGCTTGAACGATCCTGTGCCTGTCTCTAATCCCATGGAGGGGTCTCTCCATGGAGCTGGGCGGGGGATGTAACACACTGGCAATGGGGGGCCTAAGGGGATTACAATGCCAGCAAGGTGGGAGAGTTCAAGGAATCCGAGGACTGgtcaccactgctgctgctcctccgGTGAGCTTTGGAGCAGGACTCGGACGGGGAGAGAGGAGACTCCTGATCCAAAACGTTGGGGTAGGTGAACACCAAGTTGGAGGAACCAGGAGTGATGGCTGGTGTTGAGGTCACCACGATGGGAGTGTTGAGTGCCTCCTCCCCATAATAACCTCCAGCAATGCTGATGGGCTTAATGACAGACCTCTGAGCTTTGTCAAGGACCAAAGAGGAAGATGGGATCTCTTCCTCCACAGGCTCCTGCTTCACCACCACTGCTCCGCTCGCTCCAGTCCGAACGCTCTGGAGGCTGCTGGTTGGTGGGCTCCGACGTTCCTCAGGGCTGATTTTACACacagggctgtgagcaaccaGCATGAACTCTagtttctccttctccttctggAGCTCAGCAATCTCTTTTTGAAGCACTGActtttcctcctccagcacctcagtTTCCTGCAGATAAAAATGGAATAAGTAAGTATCTGAGGTTCGGGCACTGCTCCTGACCTAAAACATGGccatcaagtccagctcccagctggcGTGGGCAGATACACCCCAGCCTCTTCAAGCAAGGTATTTGCTAGTTCAGCATTTTGCACTTCCTGTGTCTACCTGAATGCTATTTCCAATCTAGGGGATATAAATGGTCTTCTCATGAGCTCACCTTTGCTATTTCATGGATGGTTTCTACAACTCTTGTCTTGTTCTGTGGCTTAAAATACCTCTTCTCCCTTGCTGTCTACTTGAGAGACACCTTAGCAGAGAGGACTCAGATCCTCTACCATTGGGTTTTGTCTTAAGGTTAAATTatgttcttttcatttcctaGATGCAGATAGTATAAACCTATCtcaactgttttcattttcttttagtatCTCATACTCTAGATGAGGCCTTGCCTGTGACTTGTGCAAAAGATTAACACTTTCATCTTCACTGTTTTATCCCTTGATGCATCCCAGGATTACTCCATTTACCTTTCCCACGATGGTGTAACACTGATGGCTCATAGTCAATCTGTGAGCAATTAGTATTTTCCTGTGTGAGGAGCTTGCAGAAGTATTCACCCTCAATTTGTCAGGATATGACCTCCTAGTTTGTACTCCTCTCACTTATATTAGTTTAGTCATGAGAATCCTTAAATTCTTCCCATAGGCTGTCCAGCTTCCCCTGCACTGAGAATACCTCCCAGATTTGAGTCAGCAGCACATTTCACCGATGTGCTTTCACAGCTGTGATTCTCAATAAGCTCAAACAGAACCAAGCCCAGGCTGCTTCTTGAAGAGGAGTGCTGGAATCTCTACAGACTCTGTTAATGCAACCCATCCTTGTCTACTCTTCAGCCAGTGTCTTACCCACCTCATAGTTCTTGCACTCATCCCTACCCTCTTTAACTTAATTATTCCCCTACGGCACCAAACCATACATTTTTGCATTGCTCCCCTTGAATTACACCCACCAGAGACAGGTTAGTCTAAAGGATGTAACTTAGAGAAGTACATATAACACTGCCTCACTTTCTCCTGTTTTCAGGTGATACTAGAGTCTTGTGTGCTTTCAAAGGTTTCATCTGAAGCGCACAGCATATTTATTTCCACTTACGGAAAGAGACCTGGATTAGGGAGATACATGTTGGTCAGCAGGCTGTATGGGAAGAGACCTCCTAGGATGTTTTGGGCAGCAAGTGAGAAGAACTTAGGCTGCTGAGCCCTCACCACTGCTGACACAAGAGCAATGCAACTGGGCAGTCCTGGAAGGGGAAGGCAGAACGCATTTTACAGCATCTTCCCTAGATAGGTTGGTAGAGAGAGCAACACCCTGCAAGCTGGTCCGAAGGGCAGGCAACAAGGAGGGAGAAATGCATGCAGAGCACGTACCGCCTGGAGTTTCTCTGTTAGCTCTCGGCGCCTGTTACGACATTTAGCAGCTGCCAGCTTGTTCCTCTCTCTCCGGATCCTTCGCTTCTCTTCTTCCTCGGGCGACAGCTATGGGCAAGTGCCAAGAAAACCCACAATCAGATCTGAGCAAGGCATTCCTTGAAGTTTGTGAGGATTTAACCGCAAcgcaaagaaaaaaaggcctGATCCAGCAGGATGCTCAGCACTCCCCCTCTCCACTGATGTCAGCAGAAGATGAAAGCGCCCAGTATCTCTAGCTAGCACCAGGTCTTAGCACAAGGGTGAGGAGAAGGCAGAGTGGGGAGCAGTGGTGGGAGATTGTGTAAGAGGACAGTGAATCTGCAACAAGGCCAAACAGATAAAAGATGCTCTGATTGTTTCACAACTTGGGTGGTACATTAAGCAAAACCAGAGTGCGATGTTGTAAGCGCCTCtttcttgaaagaaattatCTGCTGCTTCCCACACAAAAATAGTTGTTAACTTGAAGGTCGGGGATGAGGtgggggggagagagggagatCAGCAGAGCTCTCATGATGTCTGTGAAGCAACAATTATTTATACCACCCCAAAGTCTGACCTCAGATTTTCAAGCACTCGGCGTGATAACAGACTGCTTTTCACATCAGCAGGCAAGGCTCCAGTGATACCAAGGGCTTCCTGAGGCCAGCTGACATCCTCACTGATATAAGTCAGGAGTGATTCCGTAGAAACCCATAGAGTTACACTCTTGCAACACCAGAGGAAGTAAGCAGGAGCCCGCAGGATCTGGTGAGGTCAGGCCTAGCTTTGGGGATTTGAGATGAGCTCTTATAAACTCCAGCAGTGGTAACCAGAGCACCCACGCCAcgtcctgctctgctcagggCTGACCTTACACTGGTATTGCCGTGACTGAACCCAAAACCAGGATGAGTGCTCTGCAAGGTGCTTGTTGGCAAGGgataggaaataaataaataaataaataaataaataaaataaaaaaagaaaactcccTTCTCATAGAAGCTTTCAGTTTTAGTATTTTCAGAGATGTCAAAATTGCAAACAAGATTATCTTCCTGCtgccttttcatttttgcattagTTTTATTCTAACCTCattctggtttgttttggtttagtTTATTTCCCTAATTTTGATCTCCACAGTTTCAGGGAGTTTACTTCAGCCGCTGGGCATTCCCCtctctctgttctgcttttttcagACTCTTCTGCGTGGTGGCAACAATTTCACCAGCAGGCAGCGCACCTCTGGGCGCACACTAAGGGACAGAGGCACTTCTGCTGCTATTTGGGACTCCAGGACAAGGACTTTGGGCCTGAGAGCTCCTCTACCAGTAGGTAACGGCGTCTGTCCTGGGACAGGAGCACCTCCCTCTGTGGGTTTTGGTACCCTCAGCCCCGTAAGAAGCCCCAGCAGGCACACCCAGCATGGCTCTGACTGCTCCATTTGCAGCCTGTAGGTATGCaggataaaatatatttgtgcaATTGTATCCATAATGCAAAGCATCAGACATGCATATGAACTCTGGGATGATTCCAGGCCTCTGTGTGTGGTTTTCAGGAGCACAGATCTCACTGAAAGACATTGGGACCAAAATGAGTCTTCTCAGGGCCTTTAGTCATTTGTAAGTTATCTATCTCAAAAGttatgttttcttaaaaaaaatctcagaggGGGCTGAAGAGGTGAATCCGAGCCTGCTTTACATTATAATGGGTCTCAAATGGCATATTCTGTAAGCTGCACTAAATTTGTTTGCAAGCAGTTTGCTTTGGCACTCTCGGTGTCCCTGCTGCACTCACGAACTATAGCTGTCGCT
This genomic stretch from Meleagris gallopavo isolate NT-WF06-2002-E0010 breed Aviagen turkey brand Nicholas breeding stock chromosome 2, Turkey_5.1, whole genome shotgun sequence harbors:
- the FOSL2 gene encoding fos-related antigen 2 translates to MPGSGSAFIPTINAITTSQDLQWMVQPTVITSMSSPYSRSHPYSHPLPPLSSVAGHTALQRPGVIKTIGTTVGRRRRDEQLSPEEEEKRRIRRERNKLAAAKCRNRRRELTEKLQAETEVLEEEKSVLQKEIAELQKEKEKLEFMLVAHSPVCKISPEERRSPPTSSLQSVRTGASGAVVVKQEPVEEEIPSSSLVLDKAQRSVIKPISIAGGYYGEEALNTPIVVTSTPAITPGSSNLVFTYPNVLDQESPLSPSESCSKAHRRSSSSGDQSSDSLNSPTLLAL